CGTTGGCATCGATCTACGCAGGGCGGAGCGGCAACTCAGCCCCCGAAGCCGTAGAGGGTGCGGCCTTGGCGCTTAAGCGCGTACACTACGTCCATGGCCGTGACCGTCTTGCGCTTGGCGTGCTCCGTGTAAGTGACGGCATCCCGGATCACGTTCTCCAGGAACACCTTCAGGACACCCCGAGTCTCTTCGTAAATGAGACCCGAGATCCGCTTCACTCCCCCACGCCGAGCGAGGCGCCGGATGGCCGGCTTAGTGATGCCCTGGATGTTGTCTCTCAGGACCTTACGATGACGCTTCGCGCCACCTTTGCCCAGACCCTTACCACCCTTCCCTCTCCCAGACATGGCAACCGTGGTGTGAAGACACAGCCTCTGGTATCCGCAGGCTGGCTGTCCCCCTAATATACAAGAGTGCCGGACCAGATTGAGAACAGAACGCGCGCGGCAGGAAGCCCGCCCCGCGTCATCCCCGCCCGCCGGGCATTGCGTCATTTCCTGCCCGCGGTTTTCCCGTCccgctgcgccccccacccccacccccacccccacccccacccccacccccaccccgcggctGCCTCTAATCGCTCCTACTTAAAGGATATTGGCCGCAGCCGCCGGCAGAGGATAGATTCCGACGAAAGGCTTCCGAGttctgctgccgctgctgctttCGCCTTTGTACGTTTGCGGACTCCCCAGGCCAATTAACTTAGCTACGCAGAAAGGTCTTCCTGGCGGGAGAGGACCAAAGGAAGAGTAGCCGGAGCCGAGAGACGGGCCATCAGGAAGGGAGGGTCACAGCTCCTGGAGCGCGGCTACGTGAAACTGCGGCAGGAGCAGGTCCGATCACTTGGCGGACCCAGAAGGCGATGCCGGGAGCAGCCGCACCTGGGGTgcgggcggggcgcgggaggAGAGATCGCCCTAATCTCTCGGCCTGGTCTGTTTGTTGGTATGGGGCGAGGAGAAATCGTATCCTAGGAAAATTGGTCGTAGGAGTATTTGCAAGCCTTCGCCTGGGGCTCGGGGAATCCGACGCGCTGCCATCCAAAGCTCTGCCAAAGAAGCGATATATCCAGAATAGAAGGCAACGGTATTGCATGTCTCCGTTTCTACAAATCCTCTAAACGACTCTGCTCTCAGCCAGAAAGCAGAAACCAAATTGTGTCCCCATTGAGGCCCCACGTGAAGTTCGCAAAGTTTGCTGAATTGGTTATCTCCAGGGGAAATCTCCATTTTTGAAAGTCCTTACCGGAAACCGCCCTGTGAAATTAATTGGAGTCCAGTGATAATGGGTTTGTTACTTTACCAGGGCCTTCTGATAGGGGAGTCCACCAGAAGACGTGGTTTCTGCTTcagaaagctctttttttctgAGGGAtgtgtattatcttttttttttaaggaatatatttattcatgagagacccaaaaaagaggcagacacaaaggcagagggagaagcagatttcttgcaggcaggcactaaaccgctgagccacccagggatccccagatgtgtattatcttaaaatttatatctttttctttcctggctCTATCTTCTGTATGCTGGTGAATCCCAATACTATATCTTTATCCAGACCTCTGGGCACCAGACATACAGATCTTCCTGGTGGTTCTTTAGTCATTTTAAACCCAAGAAATCTCAGAATGCTTGAACTTCAAAGTTGCAAGGTGTGACTAATGGAGTCTGAGGgaattccttctcttcttccccagcCTAAACCatgttctctgctcagtggatgTTGCCACCGGGCATCACTTAATCCGCACCGTGGGATTCACACTAGATGTTGGTTACAAACATTAAATGAAAGGAATTTGGAGAAagaaggtatattttaaaaagtttttctcttCCAAACAGGCTGTATAGTACTGGCATTCTGAGCATTCTGTTCTAATTTTCCTCATAAACCAGAGATAGTGTCATACTAACATCTGTGGCCAAAGTaatttctactgaaaaaaaaaaaaatatatatataaaccctttaaaaatctttgcacTATGTATCTTAAATCTCATGAGAAtgtgaatagaataaaatacatttcatttgtaTAGCTTTAAACTACTctgtgtagggatgcctgggtagctcagtaagtcttttttaaaaacctccgtGTGTAACATATGACCTGAGCCTACTGCATTCCATTGGGATATGTTGCATGGGAAAGCCAGATGTATAAGTTTGTAGGGAAGGGAAGACTTCCTTCTCCCTTTTAGAGTCTATGGCTGGACCTAAGAATTAAGTTCATGTAAGActgaccaaaaaaagaaaaaaaaagtatatattttaatacttttatgtGTAAACAGGAGTcttcagaaggaaaatgaagacctGAAGAAGCTAACAGTAGGCCTGGAAGATTATCTATACCTTTTAAAACAAGGAATGTGACAAGACAGAGGGGCTTGGGCTAGAGACAGTAAGTTGTGGGACAGTGATGGGGAAACATATGGGGGAAACTAATGGAAGATAAGGTTTATTTGAGTAGATTTGTTCATAACAGATCCATGTCAGCACTGCCTCCCAGGCTCCTAATAAGAACGTCCTCTTCCTGGCTGGGAGGGTACCTTTCTCATGGGAAATTTTAGGAGCTGCTTTTAGGTTGGAAAGGGGGACATCAGaggccccccccccacacccacacacaaactGTATCTTGATTCAAGTAACTTCGGCTCCAAATAATTAATATACTGAAGTGGCATATTTGGGGGTGGTATGTTCTAAACCCCTGCAAGCTGAAATCTGCTGTAGAGGAGGCAACGTTTTATCTCTACCCTCTTAGAGTTTTTGGCTGGGTCTGATAATTAAATTGACACAAGACCAATTCACCGGAGAAAAGCATACACGTTTATCTGCTCAAAGTTTACTTGACATTGGAGCCcttataaggaaatgaagactcaAACAAGCACTTAGAGTTGACTGCTTATGTGCTGAACTGGACAGAGTGGTAAATCATGAAAATGTCACAAGAATGGAAGGGCTTCAGCCAGGGCAGTGAATGGTGGAAAAATAGGAAGATGAAAGTTAGTTTAACAAAATTTGTTTCCACAGCtttctcttggcttcagctccCTATTCTTGGGGAAAAGAATGTTATTCTCCCCCTGGTGTAGAGAAGACATCTTCCATATGGGGGTTTTACCTCCtgtttttaggaaagaaaaagcagagcacACTTCTTGCACCTTCCGTTTTTTCAAGCgtctttagctcaaaataatgcATGTGCCAAAGTGGCATAATTTAGGGGTGGCATATGCTGACACTGATGGGGTTCAGGACATGCTACCCCCAAAATATGGCACCTtagcatattaaatattttgagctgaagaACTCTTGAGAAAAAGACATAAGCGGGAAGGTCACTCtaacctccccccccaccccccccaaagcCTTCTCTCCCTTGAAACAGGTTATAAAAGTCTCCTGTGCCTTTTCTATGTGATTAGAGGgatagagaaggaggaaaggagtgTCTTTATCTCTAAAGACAAAGGGacttacagaaaattttaataagcAGGTCTTGCTGCCTCCCCTGGTTTACTAGACTTACCTTGTACTCCTTCACCTACTCCATTTCTGCAGGAGTACCTGTACTTCATCAAACCCAGCTTAGAAATACTCAGGTCTGTTTCTTTGGATGttcatttccttatgaagttCCTTGCTTTACATAAAACATCAAATAAATTTGTGTGCTCTTCTATTGTGATTCTTTGTTGGTTTAATTTACAGACCTAGCCAGGGACCCTAAGATGACTGAGGAATACTTTTTTCTCCCCTATGCCACCTGTCATTGTACAGTACAAGTAGTAGTGTTAAGGTAAAAAGGGGAAGTTTATATCCAATGAGCAAGGTGTGGAGGGAAAGCTCAGAATGGAGCTAAGGAAAGGAGCTCAAAATCCCATGGCTTCTGAATTTGGTTCAGGGCTATTGGCCTGAAAGGAAGATGAAAtcatttcactcatgtggaatttaagaaacaaaacgaatagagaaaaaagagtgaaacaaaccaaaaacagaccCTTAACGGTAGAGAACAAATCAATGGTTACCAGAAAGGGGAGGCAGTGCTGGGTGAAATAGGTCATGAGCACCCAGCAGTGTAcggaattgttggatcactatattgtacacctgaaactaataacactgtatgttaaactgcactggaattaaaatttaaaaataaaagttaaaaacaaccAAGATGAAAGGAAATCAGGGACATGGCTTGACCAACCCACGAACCAAAGATTCAGTCTTATCTTGGGGGTACTTGAAGCCCTGGGGGTGCCTGCAGTCAAAGACTGTGTTATACAAACTGTCTTCCTGGAACATATAGTCCATTACTTTTTTGATAAAACAAACATGCACataatgttatatttttcttttacttgtttatttcctATAGCATATTTTAAGGTTTATATGTTCCTTCCCCCCACTCTCAGCCCTCAATAATGAAACTTTAAGGCTCAATCTGGAAACTGCAGGTTCTTATTTTTGGTGAAAGCAACTTCAGAGATATTAGTAGGAGATAAATACTCCCTTTTTCCCACAGCAGCAGCAAAACAGGTTTTTCTGCATTGTCAACTGACTTCTGATAGTGTTTTGAGAATGCAAGAGTCATTTGTCCAGTGTGGAGACTAGGTGAAATCAAAGGATTATTGCTCTGAATTCTG
This is a stretch of genomic DNA from Canis lupus baileyi chromosome 12, mCanLup2.hap1, whole genome shotgun sequence. It encodes these proteins:
- the LOC140600982 gene encoding histone H4-like, translating into MTQCPAGGDDAGRASCRARSVLNLVRHSCILGGQPACGYQRLCLHTTVAMSGRGKGGKGLGKGGAKRHRKVLRDNIQGITKPAIRRLARRGGVKRISGLIYEETRGVLKVFLENVIRDAVTYTEHAKRKTVTAMDVVYALKRQGRTLYGFGG